Proteins from a genomic interval of Microbacterium abyssi:
- a CDS encoding cation diffusion facilitator family transporter, which translates to MHDHAHGIRGAGSRRLLTISLCLTATVMVVQIVGALLTGSLALLADAAHMFTDASALVIALIASAVAARPADDRRTFGYQRAEVLGALVNAIILIVLSVSVGIEGVRRLVTPGDGEVAGPLMLVVAVIGLIANAIAMWLLSSAQKTNINVRGAYLEVLGDMIGSAAVIVAAVVIVVTGWMPADAIASLFIAVMIIPRAITLLREVFSVLAESAPKDTHVGEIRDHLLGFDGVTSVHDVHVWQLTRGAPVFTAHVGVHPAVFADGRAGALLEQLQGCLADHFDVAHSTFQLEPDGQAECTETHA; encoded by the coding sequence ATGCACGATCATGCGCACGGGATCCGCGGGGCGGGCAGTCGCCGACTGCTGACGATCTCGCTGTGCCTCACCGCCACCGTGATGGTGGTGCAGATCGTGGGCGCGCTCCTCACCGGATCTCTCGCATTGCTCGCCGACGCGGCGCACATGTTCACCGATGCCTCAGCGCTGGTGATCGCTCTCATCGCGAGCGCTGTCGCCGCACGTCCCGCCGACGACCGACGCACCTTCGGCTATCAGCGCGCCGAGGTGCTGGGCGCACTCGTCAACGCGATCATCCTCATCGTCCTGTCCGTCAGCGTGGGCATCGAGGGAGTGCGACGCCTGGTCACCCCCGGTGACGGTGAAGTCGCCGGCCCTCTCATGCTCGTCGTCGCCGTCATCGGATTGATCGCCAACGCGATCGCGATGTGGCTGCTGAGCTCCGCGCAGAAGACGAACATCAACGTGCGCGGCGCGTACCTCGAGGTGCTCGGCGACATGATCGGGTCGGCCGCCGTGATCGTCGCGGCCGTCGTCATCGTGGTGACCGGATGGATGCCGGCGGATGCCATCGCGTCTCTGTTCATCGCGGTCATGATCATTCCGCGCGCGATCACGCTGCTCCGCGAGGTGTTCTCGGTACTGGCCGAATCGGCGCCGAAGGACACGCACGTCGGCGAGATCCGCGATCATCTGCTCGGCTTCGACGGCGTCACCAGTGTGCACGACGTGCACGTGTGGCAGCTCACCCGCGGCGCGCCGGTGTTCACCGCACACGTCGGCGTGCACCCGGCGGTGTTCGCCGATGGGCGCGCCGGCGCGCTGCTCGAGCAGCTGCAGGGATGCCTCGCCGACCACTTCGACGTCGCACACTCCACGTTCCAGCTCGAGCCGGACGGACAGGCGGAGTGCACGGAGACCCACGCCTGA
- a CDS encoding Ku protein encodes MRSIWKGALTFGLVNVPVKVYSATEDHDVPLHQVHDEDGGRIRYKRTCEICGQVIAYSNIDRAYEDDGQMVVLTKDDLDALPAERSREIDVVEFVPSEQVDLLTLDKAYYLEPDSKSPKAYVLLRKTLEQTDRTAIVRFTLRQKTRLAALRVRGDVLVLQTLLWADEVREASFESLDEDVKISKKELELSASLVDSYASDFDPESFVDEYQKELRTLIDAKIEAGDTFDVAETFAEEGEAEGKGGEVIDLMEALKASVEKSRAKKKDAG; translated from the coding sequence ATGAGGTCGATCTGGAAGGGTGCCCTGACGTTCGGGCTGGTGAACGTGCCGGTGAAGGTGTACTCCGCCACCGAAGACCACGATGTGCCGCTGCACCAGGTGCACGATGAGGACGGCGGGCGGATCCGTTACAAGCGCACGTGCGAGATCTGCGGTCAGGTCATCGCGTACTCGAACATCGACCGCGCCTACGAGGACGACGGGCAGATGGTCGTGCTCACCAAGGACGACCTGGACGCACTGCCCGCCGAGCGCAGTCGCGAGATCGACGTCGTCGAGTTCGTGCCGAGCGAGCAGGTCGATCTCCTGACGCTCGACAAGGCCTACTACCTGGAGCCGGACTCGAAATCGCCCAAGGCGTACGTGCTTCTGCGGAAGACGCTCGAGCAGACCGACCGCACCGCGATAGTGCGCTTCACGCTGCGGCAGAAGACGAGGCTCGCCGCATTGCGCGTGCGCGGCGACGTGCTCGTTCTGCAGACGCTGCTGTGGGCCGACGAGGTGCGTGAGGCATCCTTCGAGTCGCTCGACGAGGACGTGAAGATCTCGAAGAAGGAGCTCGAACTCTCAGCGAGCCTCGTGGACAGCTACGCCAGCGACTTCGACCCGGAGTCGTTCGTGGACGAATACCAGAAGGAGCTGCGTACCCTCATCGACGCGAAGATCGAAGCAGGCGACACCTTCGACGTCGCCGAGACCTTCGCCGAAGAGGGTGAAGCAGAAGGCAAGGGCGGCGAGGTCATCGACCTCATGGAGGCGCTCAAGGCGAGCGTGGAGAAGTCGCGGGCGAAGAAGAAGGATGCAGGCTGA
- a CDS encoding NTP transferase domain-containing protein, translated as MTLQTVILAAGMGSRLGRALPKPLTQLNDGRTIMQQQHENIRAVFGNEARITAVVGYRAETIIEAFPNVNYVHNERYDETNTSKSLLRALGATGKGGVLWMNGDVVFDPRILGRAIEFIERDQSFVAVNTSKVSDEEVKYTVTAEGFINELSKSVKGGLGEAIGINYISSTYKKAFMRQLSRVDDQEYFEGGLELAIAEDGLLLEPMDVSDLYAVEVDFAEDLEQANLYV; from the coding sequence GTGACTCTTCAGACCGTCATCCTCGCCGCCGGCATGGGCTCGCGCCTCGGGCGCGCACTGCCGAAGCCGCTGACCCAGCTCAACGACGGGCGCACCATCATGCAGCAGCAGCACGAGAACATCCGTGCCGTCTTCGGCAACGAGGCCCGCATCACCGCCGTCGTCGGATACCGTGCCGAGACGATCATCGAGGCGTTCCCGAACGTCAACTACGTGCACAACGAGCGCTACGACGAGACCAACACGTCCAAGAGCCTGCTGCGCGCCCTCGGCGCGACCGGCAAGGGTGGCGTGCTCTGGATGAACGGCGACGTGGTCTTCGACCCGCGCATCCTCGGCCGCGCGATCGAGTTCATCGAGCGCGACCAGTCGTTCGTGGCCGTCAACACCTCGAAGGTCAGCGACGAGGAGGTCAAGTACACCGTCACCGCCGAGGGCTTCATCAACGAGCTTTCGAAGAGCGTCAAGGGCGGTCTCGGCGAGGCGATCGGCATCAACTACATCTCCTCCACGTACAAGAAGGCGTTCATGCGCCAGCTGTCGCGCGTCGACGATCAGGAATACTTCGAGGGCGGTCTCGAATTGGCGATCGCCGAGGACGGCCTGCTGCTCGAGCCGATGGACGTCTCCGACCTGTACGCGGTCGAGGTCGACTTCGCGGAGGACCTTGAGCAGGCGAACCTCTACGTCTGA
- a CDS encoding nicotinate phosphoribosyltransferase — protein sequence MNSSTALLTDRYELTMLGAALRHGTAARPSVFELFARRLSGGRRFGVVAGTGRLLSLLRDFRFGEDELRFLRDNHVVDAETLTYLENYRFTGSIHGYREGELYFPGSPILTVEGSFADAVVLETIALSVLNHDSAVATAASRMSIAAGERPLSEMGSRRAAEMSAVAAARAAYIAGFGATSNLEAGRRWDIPTMGTAAHSWTLLHETEEDAFRAQVDSLGVDTTLLVDTYDIREGVDTAIRVAGTDLGGVRLDSGDLPTVAAAVREHLDQLGARNTKITVTSDLDEYAIAALAASPVDFYGVGTSVVTGSGYPTAGMVYKLVARQGADGGWVAVAKASTDKGSKGGRKAAFRTLRDGVATAETIVVSDGFEELGTAAEHAESRPLQVTLVDGGVIDSTYEGAAGTASAREHHLHVREELPVRALALSKSDPAIPTVFLDQE from the coding sequence ATGAACTCGTCGACGGCGCTGCTCACCGACCGCTACGAACTCACGATGCTGGGCGCGGCACTGCGCCACGGCACAGCCGCACGACCGAGCGTGTTCGAGCTCTTCGCCCGACGCCTCTCCGGCGGCCGACGGTTCGGAGTCGTCGCCGGCACCGGCCGCCTGCTGTCGCTGCTGCGCGACTTCCGGTTCGGTGAGGACGAGCTGCGGTTCCTGCGCGACAACCACGTGGTGGATGCCGAGACGCTGACGTATCTGGAGAACTACCGGTTCACCGGCTCGATCCATGGTTACCGCGAAGGTGAGCTGTACTTCCCCGGCTCCCCCATCCTCACCGTCGAGGGGTCCTTCGCCGACGCCGTGGTGCTCGAGACGATCGCCCTGAGCGTGCTGAACCACGACTCCGCCGTCGCGACGGCCGCATCGCGGATGAGCATCGCCGCCGGCGAGCGGCCGCTGTCGGAGATGGGCTCGCGGCGCGCGGCTGAGATGTCGGCTGTGGCGGCGGCGCGGGCCGCCTACATCGCAGGCTTCGGCGCGACCAGCAACCTCGAAGCAGGGCGCCGCTGGGACATCCCCACCATGGGCACCGCCGCGCACTCGTGGACACTGCTGCACGAGACCGAGGAGGACGCGTTCCGCGCGCAGGTCGACAGCCTCGGCGTCGACACGACCCTGCTCGTGGACACCTACGACATCCGCGAGGGCGTCGACACCGCGATCCGCGTCGCCGGCACGGACCTCGGCGGCGTGCGCCTGGATTCCGGCGACCTGCCGACCGTGGCGGCAGCCGTCCGCGAGCACCTCGACCAGCTGGGCGCGCGGAACACGAAGATCACCGTCACCAGCGACCTCGACGAATACGCCATCGCGGCACTGGCGGCATCCCCCGTCGACTTCTATGGCGTCGGCACGTCCGTGGTCACCGGATCGGGGTATCCGACAGCCGGCATGGTCTACAAGCTCGTGGCTCGACAGGGAGCCGACGGCGGCTGGGTCGCGGTCGCGAAGGCCTCCACCGACAAGGGTTCCAAGGGCGGCCGGAAGGCCGCGTTCCGCACGCTGCGCGATGGCGTCGCGACAGCGGAGACGATCGTCGTCTCCGACGGATTCGAAGAGCTGGGGACCGCCGCCGAGCATGCCGAGTCCCGGCCGCTGCAGGTCACGCTCGTCGACGGCGGCGTGATCGACAGCACATACGAGGGGGCGGCGGGAACGGCATCCGCTCGCGAGCATCACCTGCACGTGCGCGAGGAACTCCCGGTGCGCGCACTCGCGCTGAGCAAGTCAGATCCCGCGATCCCGACAGTCTTCCTCGATCAGGAGTGA
- a CDS encoding ATP-dependent DNA ligase gives MPATAQMVEVGGRRLRVTNLDKVLYPDAGTTKGEVIAYYTRVAPRMLPLLSGRPVTRKRWVEGVGTADAPGEAFFAKQLERGAPEWVRRLPIEHSGGAKEYPIAGDLPTLVWMAQVASIELHVPQWRFGADGERQNPDRLVLDLDPGPGADLAQCAHVARLARAILSDIGLDPVPVTSGSKGIHLYARLDGRQTSDQASAIARELARSIETDHPDIATSTMSKSVRAGKVFIDWSQNNGSKTTISPYSLRGRFHPTVAAPRTWDELDDPDLRHLDFDEVAARVEEGVDPFAGFMLSSADAALAPYRAKRDAARTPEPVPERTSIAVPGPLPRFVIQEHHARRLHFDLRIEHDGVLVSWAVPKGVPESPARNRLAVMTEPHPLEYLTFHGEIPRGEYGAGTMTIWDSGTVELEKWRDDEVIGTFTGTGPLGRARLALIRTEGSGEKSSWLLHRMKEQQGSGKQQGSARPTDGPLRPMLAESGTPGLARALRDPWSEIKWDGIRAIGTWQDGRLRLHARSGTDITDRYPELTADGAPHFAAGDAIVDGEIVALDASGRPSFGRLQRRMHLTKAREIEREVVRTPIAYHLFDLLRLDGNDLTGIPLRDRRALLETLGESADRPVIVPPVFDDLDAAMQISRELELEGIVVKGSGSRYRPGTRSGDWLKIKHTRTQEVAIAGIRPGKGNRAGTFGSLLLGVPDADGRLRYVGRVGSGFDDRMLRDLLGRLEPLRTDENPLGDVAPPDARDAQWVRPELVGEVEFSEWTSDGALRHPRWRGLRPDKEVADIRRE, from the coding sequence ATGCCAGCAACAGCGCAGATGGTCGAGGTCGGCGGCAGGCGTCTGCGCGTGACGAACCTCGACAAGGTGCTGTATCCCGATGCAGGAACGACCAAGGGCGAGGTGATCGCCTATTACACCCGCGTCGCCCCCCGCATGCTGCCGCTGCTCTCCGGTCGCCCCGTGACCCGAAAGCGGTGGGTGGAGGGGGTGGGAACTGCGGATGCTCCGGGCGAGGCGTTCTTCGCGAAGCAGCTCGAGCGGGGTGCGCCGGAGTGGGTGCGCCGCCTGCCGATCGAGCACTCCGGCGGCGCGAAGGAGTACCCGATCGCCGGCGACCTGCCTACGCTCGTGTGGATGGCGCAGGTCGCCAGCATCGAGCTGCACGTGCCGCAGTGGCGGTTCGGCGCGGACGGCGAGCGTCAGAATCCCGACCGGCTCGTGCTCGACCTCGATCCCGGGCCCGGCGCCGACCTCGCCCAGTGCGCGCACGTGGCGCGGCTCGCCCGCGCGATCCTCAGCGACATCGGGTTGGACCCGGTGCCGGTCACGAGCGGCAGCAAGGGAATCCATCTGTACGCCCGGCTCGACGGCAGACAGACCAGCGATCAGGCCTCCGCGATCGCCCGCGAGCTCGCCCGGTCCATCGAGACAGACCACCCGGACATCGCCACCAGCACGATGTCGAAGTCGGTCCGCGCCGGCAAGGTCTTCATCGACTGGAGCCAGAACAACGGGTCGAAGACCACGATCTCGCCGTACTCGCTGCGTGGCAGGTTCCATCCGACGGTGGCCGCACCGCGCACCTGGGACGAACTCGATGATCCCGACCTCCGACACCTCGACTTCGACGAGGTAGCCGCGCGCGTCGAGGAGGGTGTCGACCCGTTCGCCGGATTCATGCTGTCATCCGCGGACGCCGCGCTCGCTCCGTACCGCGCGAAGCGCGACGCCGCCCGTACGCCGGAGCCGGTTCCCGAGCGCACCTCGATCGCCGTCCCGGGCCCGCTCCCGCGGTTCGTCATCCAGGAGCACCACGCCCGCAGATTGCACTTCGATCTGCGCATCGAGCACGACGGCGTGCTGGTGAGCTGGGCGGTCCCCAAGGGCGTGCCTGAGTCCCCCGCACGCAACCGACTCGCCGTCATGACCGAACCTCACCCGCTGGAGTACCTGACGTTCCACGGCGAGATCCCGCGCGGCGAGTACGGCGCCGGAACCATGACCATCTGGGACAGCGGCACGGTCGAGCTCGAGAAATGGCGCGACGACGAAGTGATCGGCACGTTCACCGGAACCGGTCCGCTCGGCCGCGCCCGGCTCGCCCTGATCCGCACGGAGGGATCTGGCGAGAAGTCGTCCTGGCTGCTGCACCGGATGAAGGAGCAGCAGGGATCGGGGAAGCAGCAGGGGTCTGCGCGCCCCACGGACGGCCCTCTGCGTCCCATGCTCGCCGAGTCCGGCACGCCCGGCCTCGCCCGCGCGCTGCGCGATCCGTGGAGCGAGATCAAGTGGGACGGCATCCGTGCGATCGGCACGTGGCAGGATGGCCGCCTCCGCCTGCATGCGCGCAGCGGCACGGACATCACCGACCGCTACCCGGAACTCACCGCCGACGGCGCCCCGCACTTCGCCGCCGGCGACGCGATCGTCGATGGCGAGATCGTCGCATTGGATGCCTCAGGGCGCCCGAGCTTCGGACGGCTCCAGCGCCGCATGCACCTCACCAAGGCGCGCGAGATCGAGCGTGAGGTCGTCCGCACGCCGATCGCCTATCACCTGTTCGATCTGCTGCGCCTCGACGGCAACGACTTGACCGGCATCCCGCTGCGCGACCGCCGCGCGCTGCTCGAGACGCTCGGCGAGAGCGCCGACCGACCCGTCATCGTGCCGCCGGTCTTCGACGACCTGGATGCCGCGATGCAGATCAGCCGAGAGCTCGAACTCGAGGGGATCGTCGTCAAGGGATCCGGATCGCGGTATCGCCCCGGCACCCGCTCCGGCGACTGGCTGAAGATCAAGCACACGCGCACGCAGGAGGTCGCGATCGCCGGCATCCGGCCCGGCAAGGGCAACCGGGCGGGCACGTTCGGGTCGCTGCTGCTCGGCGTGCCCGATGCCGACGGCAGGCTGCGCTACGTCGGCAGGGTCGGCTCCGGGTTCGACGATCGGATGCTGCGCGATCTGCTCGGGCGCCTCGAACCGCTGCGCACCGACGAGAACCCGCTGGGGGACGTCGCGCCGCCGGATGCGCGCGACGCGCAGTGGGTGCGCCCGGAACTGGTGGGCGAGGTCGAGTTCAGTGAGTGGACTTCCGACGGAGCGCTCCGCCACCCGCGCTGGCGCGGCCTGCGTCCAGACAAGGAGGTCGCGGACATCAGGCGGGAGTGA
- the murI gene encoding glutamate racemase → MNAAPIGIFDSGVGGLTVARAIRAQLPRESFVYIGDTLHSPYGPKPIADVRRYSLEVLDTLVDQGVKMLVIACNTASAAMLRDARERYDVPVVEVIGPAVRRAVSTTRNGRIGVIGTVGTIGSRAYQDMLEVNEQLEVFTAACPRFVEFVEAGVTGTREVLETAEKYLAPLRGADVDTLVLGCTHYPFLRGAISYVMGEGVALVSSDDETAGDVYRQLTRGDLLAPPDARATYVYEATGESTEEFTALANRLMGAEVRDVQHVQTGVITLPDLSELADNTASDPKGTHV, encoded by the coding sequence ATGAACGCGGCACCGATCGGCATCTTCGACTCCGGTGTCGGCGGACTCACCGTGGCCCGCGCGATCCGCGCCCAGCTGCCGCGGGAATCCTTCGTCTACATAGGCGACACGCTCCACTCGCCGTACGGGCCCAAGCCCATCGCCGACGTTCGCCGCTACTCGCTCGAAGTGCTCGACACCCTGGTCGACCAGGGTGTGAAGATGCTCGTGATCGCCTGCAACACGGCATCTGCCGCCATGCTGCGCGACGCACGCGAACGCTACGACGTGCCGGTGGTCGAGGTCATCGGCCCCGCCGTCCGCCGCGCCGTCTCGACCACGCGCAACGGCCGGATCGGCGTCATCGGCACGGTCGGCACGATCGGGTCGCGCGCCTATCAGGACATGCTCGAGGTAAACGAGCAACTCGAGGTCTTCACCGCGGCGTGCCCGCGCTTCGTCGAGTTCGTCGAGGCCGGCGTGACCGGAACCCGCGAGGTGCTCGAGACCGCGGAGAAGTACCTCGCACCGCTGCGCGGCGCCGACGTCGACACCCTCGTGCTCGGATGCACCCACTACCCGTTCCTGCGCGGCGCGATCAGCTACGTGATGGGCGAGGGCGTCGCGCTGGTCTCCAGTGACGACGAGACCGCGGGCGACGTGTACCGTCAGCTGACGCGCGGCGACCTGCTGGCTCCTCCTGACGCCAGGGCGACGTACGTCTACGAGGCGACGGGGGAGTCCACCGAGGAGTTCACCGCGCTTGCGAACCGCCTCATGGGCGCCGAGGTGCGCGACGTGCAGCACGTGCAGACCGGCGTCATCACGCTTCCGGATCTTTCCGAACTCGCCGACAACACGGCATCCGACCCGAAGGGAACCCATGTCTGA
- a CDS encoding DUF3039 domain-containing protein codes for MSTPLDSPDQGGVATLDRELEELLKEENVEPGDHERFSHYVKKDKILESAITGKPVRALCGKKWTPGRDPEKFPICPTCKEIYESMVS; via the coding sequence ATGAGTACTCCGCTGGACAGCCCCGATCAGGGCGGCGTGGCAACGCTTGATCGTGAACTGGAAGAACTTCTCAAGGAAGAGAATGTCGAGCCTGGCGACCACGAGCGCTTCTCGCACTACGTGAAGAAGGACAAGATCCTCGAGTCCGCGATCACCGGTAAGCCGGTGCGTGCGCTGTGCGGGAAGAAATGGACCCCGGGCCGCGACCCGGAGAAATTCCCGATCTGCCCCACCTGCAAGGAGATCTACGAGTCGATGGTCAGCTAG
- the rph gene encoding ribonuclease PH produces MSDIVRADGRATDQLREITIERGWSANAEGSALISFGGTKVLCTASFTGGVPRWLTGKGKGWVTAEYAMLPRATNSRNDRESVKGRVGGRTHEISRLIGRALRAVIDTKALGENTIVIDCDVLQADGGTRTAAITGAYVALADAIEWGREKKFIGKNATPLLDSVAAVSVGIIDGEPMLDLAYVEDVRAETDMNVVVTGRGLFVEVQGTAEGAPFDKRELDALLDLGVAGCANLKEAQLTALAAER; encoded by the coding sequence ATGTCTGACATCGTCCGCGCGGACGGCCGCGCCACCGATCAGCTCCGCGAGATCACGATCGAGCGCGGCTGGAGCGCGAACGCCGAAGGCTCGGCGCTGATCAGCTTCGGCGGCACGAAGGTGCTGTGCACGGCATCATTCACGGGCGGCGTGCCGCGCTGGCTCACCGGCAAGGGCAAGGGCTGGGTGACCGCGGAGTACGCCATGCTGCCTCGTGCGACGAACAGCCGCAACGATCGCGAGAGCGTGAAGGGGCGCGTCGGCGGTCGCACGCACGAGATCTCGCGCCTGATCGGCCGCGCGCTGCGCGCTGTCATCGACACCAAGGCGCTCGGCGAGAACACCATCGTCATCGACTGCGATGTGCTGCAGGCCGACGGTGGCACCCGCACGGCCGCGATCACCGGCGCATACGTCGCGCTCGCCGACGCGATCGAGTGGGGTCGTGAGAAGAAGTTCATCGGCAAGAACGCCACGCCGCTGCTCGACTCCGTCGCCGCGGTGTCAGTCGGAATCATCGACGGCGAGCCGATGCTCGACCTGGCATATGTCGAGGACGTGCGCGCGGAGACCGACATGAACGTGGTCGTCACCGGCCGCGGCCTCTTCGTCGAGGTGCAGGGAACAGCCGAGGGAGCGCCGTTCGACAAGCGCGAGCTCGATGCGCTGCTCGACCTGGGCGTCGCAGGCTGCGCCAACCTCAAGGAGGCGCAGCTGACCGCCCTGGCGGCCGAGCGATGA
- a CDS encoding ABC transporter ATP-binding protein — MTASLDDHPEEPDDASGATAEKKATTTKSAAVKAVAARPSKPAAKRTTAAKAATAKTEGAKATAAKKTTAARTGAAKAAAAKTASSRTAAAKTTAKSAASKTTAAKTAAAKAAAAKAAATKAAKAAAAKAAKEEAAKAETESRDAAATAPSRVKPLVASEDAAATAETIVEPEVLADLGLAAESEPAAVVEAEPVVDAAPAAEAEPVVEAEPAAEREPAAKAGAIADDELNAESDAEPQPVPGIDAAAEAVVTDVPAATATDAIVVRGLVKAFGDHRAVNGIDLTVPAGSFYGIVGPNGAGKTTTLSILAGLLSATTGEVEICGIDQSENPLAAKRVLGVLPDRLRTFDRLTGRQLLHYYGLLRGLSADVIEKRSADLMRAFDLSDAALRVVSDYSAGMTKKIMLAGAMIHSPRVLVLDEPFESVDPVSSAVILDILRAYVSHGGTVILSSHGMDLVERVCSRVAIIVAGDVLAEGTVDEVRAGQTLESRFIELAGGTGEVEGLEWLHTFSD, encoded by the coding sequence GTGACTGCTTCCTTGGACGACCACCCCGAAGAGCCGGATGACGCGTCTGGCGCCACGGCCGAGAAGAAGGCGACCACCACGAAGTCCGCTGCGGTGAAGGCCGTCGCCGCACGCCCGTCGAAGCCGGCAGCGAAACGCACCACGGCCGCGAAGGCGGCGACCGCTAAGACCGAGGGCGCCAAGGCCACCGCGGCGAAGAAGACGACAGCGGCGCGGACCGGCGCCGCGAAGGCGGCGGCGGCGAAGACGGCATCTTCTCGCACCGCAGCCGCGAAGACCACGGCGAAGAGCGCAGCATCGAAGACCACGGCAGCGAAGACCGCTGCAGCCAAGGCTGCCGCGGCGAAGGCGGCGGCGACCAAGGCCGCGAAGGCGGCCGCGGCGAAGGCCGCGAAGGAGGAAGCGGCGAAGGCGGAGACTGAATCGCGGGATGCCGCGGCAACCGCCCCTTCGCGCGTCAAGCCGCTGGTCGCTTCAGAAGACGCGGCCGCCACCGCAGAGACCATCGTGGAACCGGAGGTGCTCGCCGACCTCGGCCTGGCCGCCGAGTCTGAGCCCGCAGCGGTCGTGGAGGCAGAGCCGGTCGTCGACGCCGCGCCGGCCGCCGAGGCAGAGCCGGTCGTCGAGGCAGAGCCCGCCGCAGAACGGGAGCCGGCCGCGAAGGCGGGAGCGATCGCCGACGACGAGCTGAACGCCGAGTCCGACGCAGAGCCGCAGCCCGTACCCGGCATCGACGCTGCGGCCGAGGCTGTCGTCACCGACGTTCCGGCAGCCACGGCGACCGACGCGATCGTCGTGCGCGGACTGGTCAAGGCGTTCGGCGACCATCGCGCGGTGAACGGGATCGACCTCACGGTTCCGGCGGGGTCGTTCTACGGCATCGTGGGTCCGAACGGCGCCGGCAAGACGACCACGCTCTCGATCCTCGCGGGGCTCCTGAGCGCCACGACGGGCGAGGTCGAGATCTGCGGCATCGACCAGTCCGAGAACCCCCTCGCCGCCAAGCGCGTCTTGGGCGTGCTGCCCGACCGCCTGCGCACCTTCGACCGGCTCACCGGGCGCCAGCTGCTGCACTACTACGGACTGCTGCGCGGACTCTCCGCCGACGTCATCGAGAAGCGCTCGGCGGACCTCATGCGCGCATTCGACCTCAGCGACGCGGCCTTGCGGGTCGTTTCCGACTACTCGGCAGGCATGACGAAGAAGATCATGCTCGCCGGCGCCATGATCCACTCGCCGCGCGTGCTCGTGCTCGACGAGCCGTTCGAATCCGTCGACCCCGTCTCCTCGGCGGTCATCCTCGACATCCTCCGCGCCTACGTCTCCCACGGCGGCACCGTGATCCTGTCGAGTCATGGCATGGACCTCGTGGAGCGGGTGTGCTCGCGCGTCGCGATCATCGTCGCCGGCGACGTGCTCGCCGAAGGCACGGTCGATGAGGTGCGCGCCGGACAGACACTCGAGTCCCGCTTCATCGAACTCGCAGGCGGAACCGGCGAGGTGGAGGGGCTCGAATGGTTGCACACGTTCTCCGACTGA
- the rdgB gene encoding RdgB/HAM1 family non-canonical purine NTP pyrophosphatase, with product MRVVLATHNPHKVAEFQQIVAMTRADLEVVGYEGPEPVEDGVTFAENALIKARAAAAHTGLAAFADDSGICVDVLGGSPGIFSAYWAGQKKDAKANLELLLDQLADIADPHRTAQFVSTIALVTPDGAEQTVAGIWPGRLARSAAGENGFGYDPIFIPDGQPEGVERTTAEFSDQEKQSQSHRARAFTAFVPLLKTL from the coding sequence ATGAGGGTCGTCCTCGCCACGCACAATCCGCACAAGGTGGCGGAATTCCAGCAGATCGTGGCGATGACAAGGGCCGACCTGGAGGTCGTCGGCTACGAGGGGCCCGAGCCTGTCGAGGACGGCGTCACCTTCGCGGAGAACGCGCTGATCAAGGCGCGCGCCGCCGCCGCGCACACCGGTCTCGCGGCGTTCGCCGACGACTCGGGGATCTGCGTCGACGTGCTCGGCGGCTCGCCTGGCATCTTCTCCGCCTACTGGGCCGGTCAGAAGAAGGACGCGAAGGCGAATCTCGAGCTGCTGCTCGACCAGCTCGCCGACATCGCCGACCCGCACCGGACGGCGCAGTTCGTCTCGACGATCGCGCTCGTGACTCCGGACGGCGCCGAGCAGACCGTGGCAGGAATCTGGCCAGGGCGTCTCGCGCGCTCGGCGGCGGGCGAGAACGGCTTCGGCTACGACCCGATCTTCATTCCCGACGGCCAGCCCGAAGGCGTCGAGCGCACCACGGCTGAGTTCAGCGACCAGGAGAAGCAGTCGCAGTCACACCGCGCCAGGGCGTTCACGGCGTTCGTGCCGCTGCTGAAGACGCTCTGA